In the Pseudanabaena sp. PCC 7367 genome, one interval contains:
- a CDS encoding flavin prenyltransferase UbiX translates to MNTTESKINNFNPQTQSRGNSDRANGSNANIITVGVSGASGMIYAVRSLKFLLAAGYQVELVASKSALMVWNEEYDVQMPANCEAQTQFWRDQCQENGGKLICHPWSDVGANIASGSFRTLGMVVIPCSMGTVAKIAHGFSSDLLERAADVHLKEGRKLVVVPRETPFSLIHLRNLTALAEAGAKIVPAIPAWYHRPQSIEDLVDFVVARVFDQFGIDADLINRWQGRNNISE, encoded by the coding sequence TTGAATACAACCGAATCAAAAATCAACAATTTCAATCCTCAGACCCAAAGTCGGGGCAACAGCGATCGCGCTAACGGCTCTAACGCAAATATCATTACCGTAGGTGTATCCGGTGCATCGGGCATGATTTATGCGGTGCGATCGCTTAAGTTTTTGCTGGCTGCTGGCTATCAGGTGGAGCTAGTGGCTTCCAAATCCGCACTGATGGTGTGGAATGAAGAATATGATGTGCAGATGCCTGCCAATTGCGAAGCCCAGACGCAATTCTGGCGCGATCAATGCCAGGAAAATGGCGGTAAGTTAATCTGTCATCCCTGGTCGGATGTTGGTGCAAACATTGCCAGTGGCTCATTTCGCACCCTTGGCATGGTGGTGATTCCCTGCAGCATGGGCACAGTGGCGAAGATCGCCCACGGGTTTAGTTCCGATCTGCTCGAACGTGCCGCTGATGTGCACCTCAAGGAAGGGCGTAAACTAGTGGTTGTGCCGCGCGAAACGCCATTTAGTCTGATTCATCTGCGTAATTTAACTGCCCTGGCAGAAGCAGGAGCCAAAATTGTGCCAGCGATCCCAGCCTGGTATCATCGTCCCCAGTCGATCGAGGATCTGGTTGATTTTGTGGTGGCTCGTGTCTTTGATCAGTTTGGCATTGACGCTGATTTGATCAACCGTTGGCAGGGCCGGAATAATATTTCGGAATAA
- a CDS encoding restriction endonuclease — MSVPDYQSLMMPVLKSAANGEVAYRDTVNLLAEALGLKEEDLTELLPSGKQTVFANRVGWAKTYLKKAGLIEYTRRGYFAITPRGKKVLESGIAQIDNQFLAQFDEFQEFRTSKSEPDEPEIIPEVEDSNTPDEIMRSAHQQINKALASELIDRILQAPPDFFERLIVRLLISMGYGGSVKEAGRVLGKSGDDGVDGVIDQDALGLDRVYVQAKRYASGNNIGAGAIRDFFGSLDRHKASKGLFVTTSRFSSSAQETADFLSKRIVLIDGAQLAKLMIRYDVGCRIEETLHLKKIDEDFFE; from the coding sequence ATGTCTGTACCAGATTATCAAAGCCTAATGATGCCTGTGCTAAAGTCCGCCGCAAATGGTGAAGTTGCTTACCGCGATACAGTTAACCTATTAGCAGAAGCATTAGGACTTAAGGAAGAAGATTTAACAGAACTGCTCCCATCGGGTAAACAAACAGTCTTTGCTAATCGAGTTGGCTGGGCAAAAACATATCTTAAGAAAGCTGGGTTAATTGAATATACACGTCGGGGTTACTTTGCAATAACACCTCGGGGTAAGAAAGTTCTTGAGTCTGGAATAGCCCAAATTGACAATCAGTTTCTTGCTCAATTTGACGAGTTTCAAGAATTTAGAACTAGCAAATCTGAACCAGATGAGCCGGAAATCATTCCAGAAGTTGAAGATAGCAATACACCCGACGAAATAATGCGATCGGCGCATCAACAGATCAACAAAGCCCTTGCCTCCGAGCTGATCGATCGAATTTTACAAGCACCACCCGATTTTTTTGAGAGATTGATTGTGAGGCTTTTAATCAGTATGGGGTATGGTGGATCGGTTAAAGAAGCGGGGAGAGTTTTGGGCAAAAGTGGTGATGATGGCGTTGATGGGGTGATCGATCAAGATGCCTTGGGACTAGACCGAGTCTATGTGCAAGCCAAGCGTTATGCTTCTGGTAATAATATTGGCGCAGGTGCGATCCGCGATTTTTTTGGTAGCCTCGATCGTCATAAGGCCAGCAAAGGATTATTTGTAACTACCTCGCGTTTTTCGTCATCAGCCCAGGAAACCGCTGATTTTTTAAGCAAGCGGATTGTCCTGATCGATGGAGCGCAATTAGCCAAACTGATGATCCGTTATGACGTGGGTTGTCGGATCGAAGAAACCCTTCATCTCAAGAAAATCGACGAAGACTTTTTTGAATAG
- a CDS encoding PAS domain S-box protein produces MQEQNTGDIQLQTFFAMSPNLLCAIAPEGHLHNINPAWRSILGWSETELQSRNWLELVHPEDLDATIAAHQLVNSCGLNAQGRSDRLEFEHRYQHKLGHYCWIKWNLCKDERGWIYGTGENITAQRQIWSELCDEVTDPDQSELCTTTYPSTELIVAQVRSNARELRAQHKRDRLIASITLSIHRSVELNAVLNTIVTEVREFLDCDRVLLYQFANSQVVAEAALPPWPTTLGNVAQAHCFNSEITRTYFQGQNLAIHNISQMQMPGCLLAVLEQLAVKAILVVPIQIDQNTWGLLIAHQCNAPRQWQSAEIELLAQLGMHVAIAIQKSELLWQVQTELVEREQIEAALHRSNSMLQAQQDAAVDGILVVDEQGRVIAYNHRFCQMWQISDAQIQQLQETELLRLVTDRLDLNSHSTALAESAETTVSCSHDQVWMHEGGVFDWHSVPVLSEQGNYQGRIWYFHDITEQVAANEELRQSRKRLQTVITNLPVILFGVDAKGVFTISEGQGLQDLGLVAGELVGQSVYEYYQDAPEVINDIDRALAGDSFRSIRQFNSITYEIWYTSLFDELDQVSGIIGVATNISDRQRTQQRLRQSEERYRWVVESLREVVFQTDELGIWTFLNPAWTASTGFSLSETINKNSLDFVHREDLNLYLSEFRRLVDQQIEYCHFELRCTSKKGHTIWFKVYAQLLTDDHGMAIGISGTLRDVTKTKEAAAKLEESEQFLRSIYTGVAESIFVFDVIWERARPDQVKEYRYVGLNPAHQKLTGLTNQDIQGKTPHQLFAPEIVADLIRHYDNCIDAGKSVTYEEWLPFQGQASWWLTTLTPWRDRNGKIYRIVGTSTNITERKKVESKLQELNIKLEQRVQERTLDLENLITQLRKEMRDRQAAESRFRNLVETSSDVVWEMNAELEYTYISPQISRVLGYEPEELIGRTAIALIATDQETDQELDQETNQELEHHNQAPEINQFPLIKPDQPFTCENMYIHKDNSIVTIETSGVPCYDPDGKIIGYRGIDRDISDRKRAEAEVYRTLEKQRQLYDLKTDFVTTVSHEFRTPLSIIMLAADMLEHSWHHLSQEKRIKRLVKIRQSVNAMTRLLEEVILIGQVEADKLTYKPEYIDLTAFCREIIEEIQLMSGDRPIIQFSLKIPDLEAEKICHQPAYVDPKLIRHIVSNLLTNAVKYSPEQKQVDFEITYKYIASLAEPLSQISQVSQTGSTSSSDSLPLPDSSAVKAEHTTQIAPSPPVATYSIDDHNVGNINPAADQPGQIPVAVIKVSDRGIGIPKIDQENLFESFYRAKNVGNISGTGLGLAIVKKAVDLQGGRISFQSEVNRGTTFTIELPIS; encoded by the coding sequence ATGCAAGAACAGAACACGGGTGATATTCAACTCCAGACATTTTTTGCAATGTCTCCCAATTTGCTGTGTGCCATTGCTCCAGAAGGACATTTACATAACATCAACCCCGCTTGGCGATCGATCCTGGGTTGGAGCGAGACGGAATTGCAATCGCGCAACTGGTTGGAACTGGTTCATCCCGAAGACTTAGATGCTACGATCGCCGCCCATCAGCTCGTGAATAGTTGTGGACTGAATGCTCAGGGGCGCAGCGATCGGCTGGAGTTTGAACATCGCTACCAGCATAAATTAGGCCATTACTGCTGGATTAAATGGAACCTGTGCAAAGACGAACGAGGCTGGATTTATGGCACCGGTGAAAATATAACCGCACAGCGACAGATTTGGAGTGAGCTTTGTGATGAGGTTACTGATCCCGATCAGTCCGAGCTATGCACCACTACCTATCCTTCTACTGAGCTGATTGTGGCTCAAGTCAGGTCAAATGCCAGGGAACTCAGAGCCCAGCACAAGCGCGATCGCCTGATTGCCAGTATTACCCTGAGTATTCACCGTTCGGTGGAGCTAAATGCGGTGCTCAATACGATCGTGACCGAGGTCAGAGAATTCCTAGACTGCGATCGGGTCTTGCTATATCAATTTGCCAATAGCCAGGTTGTGGCCGAAGCAGCCCTGCCCCCTTGGCCCACCACGCTGGGAAATGTAGCCCAAGCCCATTGTTTCAATAGTGAAATTACCCGCACCTATTTCCAGGGGCAAAATCTGGCAATTCACAATATTTCCCAAATGCAGATGCCTGGTTGTTTGCTAGCAGTGCTAGAGCAACTGGCGGTCAAAGCGATCCTGGTTGTGCCCATTCAAATTGATCAAAATACCTGGGGGCTCTTGATCGCGCACCAATGTAATGCACCGCGCCAATGGCAATCGGCAGAAATTGAGTTACTGGCGCAACTAGGTATGCATGTGGCGATCGCCATCCAGAAATCAGAACTGCTCTGGCAGGTGCAAACCGAATTAGTCGAACGTGAACAAATCGAAGCTGCATTACACCGCAGCAACTCAATGCTACAAGCCCAACAGGATGCTGCTGTGGATGGCATTCTGGTGGTGGATGAGCAGGGGCGGGTGATCGCCTATAACCATCGGTTTTGCCAAATGTGGCAGATCAGTGATGCTCAGATTCAGCAGCTTCAGGAGACTGAATTATTGAGATTGGTGACCGATCGGCTCGATCTAAATTCACACAGTACAGCTTTAGCCGAATCTGCCGAAACTACCGTATCTTGTAGCCATGATCAAGTTTGGATGCATGAAGGCGGTGTGTTTGATTGGCATTCAGTCCCAGTTTTAAGTGAACAGGGCAACTATCAGGGCCGGATCTGGTATTTTCACGATATTACCGAGCAGGTTGCCGCCAATGAAGAATTACGGCAGAGTCGTAAGCGGTTACAAACAGTAATTACTAATTTGCCGGTGATCCTTTTTGGTGTCGATGCCAAAGGAGTCTTTACGATTTCTGAGGGGCAAGGTTTGCAGGATCTTGGCCTGGTTGCGGGTGAATTGGTGGGGCAATCGGTTTATGAGTATTATCAGGACGCGCCAGAAGTAATTAATGATATCGATCGTGCCCTAGCTGGCGATTCTTTCCGCAGTATCCGCCAGTTTAACAGCATTACCTATGAAATTTGGTACACGTCTCTATTTGACGAGCTAGACCAGGTTAGCGGCATAATCGGCGTGGCCACCAATATCAGCGATCGGCAACGAACTCAACAACGCTTGCGGCAAAGTGAAGAGCGATATCGCTGGGTGGTAGAAAGTCTGCGTGAGGTGGTATTCCAAACCGATGAGCTGGGGATTTGGACTTTCCTCAATCCAGCCTGGACTGCTAGCACTGGATTTAGTTTGAGTGAAACTATTAATAAAAACTCACTGGATTTTGTGCATAGAGAGGATCTTAATCTCTATCTCAGCGAATTTCGTCGCCTTGTAGATCAGCAAATTGAATATTGTCACTTTGAATTACGTTGTACCAGCAAAAAAGGCCATACAATCTGGTTCAAGGTCTATGCCCAGCTTCTCACCGATGATCATGGCATGGCGATTGGTATTTCCGGCACCCTGCGCGATGTGACCAAAACTAAAGAGGCGGCCGCCAAGCTAGAAGAAAGTGAGCAGTTCTTGCGCAGCATTTATACGGGGGTGGCAGAATCAATTTTTGTGTTTGATGTAATTTGGGAGCGGGCAAGGCCAGATCAAGTTAAAGAGTATCGTTATGTGGGCTTGAATCCAGCTCATCAAAAGTTAACCGGCCTTACCAATCAAGATATTCAAGGTAAAACGCCACATCAACTCTTCGCGCCGGAAATTGTTGCTGATTTAATTCGGCATTATGACAATTGTATCGATGCGGGTAAGTCAGTTACCTATGAAGAGTGGCTTCCGTTTCAAGGCCAAGCGTCCTGGTGGCTGACCACACTCACCCCCTGGCGCGATCGAAATGGCAAAATTTATCGCATTGTGGGCACCAGCACCAACATTACTGAACGCAAAAAAGTTGAATCAAAACTACAAGAGCTGAATATCAAGCTAGAGCAGCGGGTACAAGAGCGGACGCTCGATCTAGAAAACCTGATCACCCAACTTCGTAAGGAAATGCGCGATCGACAGGCCGCCGAATCCCGTTTTCGCAACTTAGTTGAAACCAGTAGTGATGTGGTGTGGGAGATGAATGCAGAGCTTGAATATACCTATATTAGCCCCCAGATTAGCCGGGTGCTCGGTTATGAACCAGAGGAGTTAATTGGCCGGACAGCAATCGCCCTGATTGCCACTGATCAAGAAACCGATCAAGAACTAGATCAAGAAACCAATCAGGAACTAGAGCATCACAACCAAGCCCCTGAGATCAACCAGTTCCCATTGATTAAGCCAGATCAACCCTTTACCTGTGAAAATATGTATATCCACAAAGACAATTCGATCGTGACGATTGAAACCAGTGGTGTACCTTGCTATGACCCAGACGGTAAGATTATTGGCTATCGAGGCATCGATCGTGATATTAGCGATCGCAAGCGTGCAGAAGCGGAAGTTTATCGCACCCTAGAAAAACAGCGCCAGCTTTATGATCTCAAAACGGATTTTGTGACGACTGTGTCCCATGAATTCCGCACCCCTTTGAGTATAATTATGTTGGCGGCGGACATGCTGGAGCACAGTTGGCATCATTTATCCCAAGAAAAGCGAATCAAGCGATTGGTCAAAATTCGCCAGTCAGTCAATGCCATGACCCGCTTGCTTGAAGAAGTAATTTTGATTGGTCAGGTGGAGGCAGACAAACTTACTTATAAGCCAGAATATATCGATCTAACTGCCTTTTGCCGAGAAATCATTGAGGAAATTCAATTGATGTCAGGCGATCGCCCAATCATTCAATTTAGCTTGAAGATTCCCGACCTGGAAGCAGAAAAAATTTGTCATCAGCCTGCCTATGTCGATCCCAAACTGATCCGGCATATCGTTTCTAACTTGCTCACCAATGCGGTCAAATATTCGCCAGAGCAAAAGCAGGTAGATTTTGAAATAACCTACAAATACATCGCTTCTTTAGCCGAACCATTATCTCAGATCTCTCAGGTATCTCAGACTGGCTCGACATCCAGCTCTGATTCATTGCCATTGCCAGATTCAAGCGCGGTAAAAGCAGAGCACACAACGCAAATAGCTCCATCGCCTCCTGTTGCGACCTACTCAATTGATGATCATAATGTCGGCAACATCAATCCAGCAGCCGATCAGCCTGGCCAGATCCCAGTGGCGGTAATTAAAGTAAGCGATCGTGGTATTGGTATTCCCAAAATTGATCAAGAGAATTTATTTGAATCTTTCTATCGAGCCAAAAATGTAGGCAATATCTCTGGCACTGGCTTGGGGCTGGCGATCGTCAAAAAAGCAGTCGATCTCCAAGGTGGTAGAATTAGCTTCCAAAGTGAAGTTAATCGCGGTACTACGTTTACGATCGAACTACCAATCAGTTAA
- a CDS encoding pentapeptide repeat-containing protein, which yields MAIAKHLSLLKQSIANWQEWRVQNPSIVPELSGANLRRATLREVNLSGVDLRWANFGSANLLGANLSEANLTKANLREADLYKADLGGAKLIGTSLIRAYLREANLRDCDCNSTALIGADLTEVCLENADLTGANLSESNLSSANLNFAILKDAILSNAIASYANMNETIMDMAVLDRAQLNFVDFNGAAMVQASLRHANLCGADLSGANLSYANLSGANLCEAILSNANLSHANLSGAILRDASLSNANLSGADLSGANLTDAILSDADLSRANLSEAILAGAQLISAKLEAAFLVGTDLIKANLRLASLKGVSLKDADLSGASLSGASLSGAVMPDGSTYDQQLGRNGMLS from the coding sequence ATGGCGATCGCAAAACATCTATCGTTACTAAAGCAGAGTATAGCTAACTGGCAGGAATGGCGCGTACAGAACCCCAGCATTGTGCCCGAACTGAGTGGTGCAAATCTGCGGCGTGCCACCCTGCGCGAAGTAAACTTGAGCGGCGTAGATCTACGCTGGGCTAACTTTGGTAGTGCCAACCTGTTGGGAGCAAACCTGAGCGAAGCCAATCTCACTAAAGCCAATTTGCGTGAAGCTGATCTCTACAAGGCTGATCTAGGTGGGGCTAAGTTAATTGGCACAAGCTTGATTCGAGCTTATTTACGGGAAGCCAACCTGCGCGACTGCGATTGCAATTCTACTGCCTTGATTGGTGCAGATCTAACGGAGGTGTGCTTAGAAAATGCCGATCTAACCGGGGCAAATCTGAGCGAGAGCAACCTGAGCAGCGCTAATCTCAATTTTGCGATCCTCAAGGATGCGATCCTCAGCAATGCGATCGCCAGCTATGCCAACATGAACGAAACGATCATGGATATGGCTGTGCTCGATCGCGCCCAACTAAATTTTGTTGATTTTAATGGTGCCGCAATGGTACAAGCCAGTTTACGCCATGCCAACCTTTGCGGTGCTGATTTGAGTGGGGCAAATTTAAGCTATGCCAATCTCAGTGGTGCTAATTTATGCGAGGCAATTCTGAGTAATGCCAATCTTAGCCATGCCAACCTGAGTGGCGCAATTTTGCGGGATGCCAGCCTCAGCAATGCTAATCTCAGTGGCGCTGATCTCAGTGGTGCCAATTTAACCGATGCGATCCTCAGTGATGCGGATTTGAGTCGGGCAAACCTGAGTGAGGCGATCCTGGCTGGGGCGCAGCTTATTTCCGCCAAGCTGGAGGCTGCCTTTTTGGTGGGCACTGATTTAATTAAAGCTAATCTGCGTTTAGCTAGCCTAAAAGGAGTGAGCCTTAAGGATGCTGACCTGAGCGGCGCTAGTTTGAGTGGCGCGAGTCTCAGTGGCGCAGTAATGCCGGATGGTTCCACCTACGATCAACAGTTAGGTCGAAATGGCATGTTGAGCTAG
- a CDS encoding TldD/PmbA family protein, which translates to MASTTVSDRPEYISATAQLAQLEASFNQVVDALLNQLQAPEQITISLQCERSQFTRFNRARVRQTGLVDDGTLSVNLICDHREAYAEFVFTGESAIDVAIALQNLDYLRQEVAQLPENPYTVAPSGEASSRAVYVGNLLEPATAIEAILAPIQQIDYVGLYSAGVVIRASANSSGQRHWFATDSFIVDYSMFASVSSSSGQSDRAIKGSYAGRDWQQSQYVAQVTQSQQQLQVLQRPAHQVDRGTYRTYLAPAAMAEIAYFLAWVVGEAGLQQGSSALIKLWQKEQRLSPLFTLQENFANGMVPQFNSLGEIAPEQLPIIANGKLVNTLVSARSAAEYGKPANGADRGEGMRSPEILPGNLPREQILAALDTGLYLSNLHYLNWSDRPGGRITGMTRYACFWVEGGEIIAPIENLRFDHSIYSFLGENLAALTNFSEFQPDTGTYYSRSLGGVLTPGLLAKEFTFTL; encoded by the coding sequence ATGGCCTCAACCACTGTCAGCGATCGCCCCGAATATATTTCGGCCACCGCCCAACTAGCACAGCTCGAAGCCAGCTTCAATCAGGTGGTGGATGCCCTGCTCAATCAATTGCAAGCACCTGAACAAATCACGATTAGCTTGCAATGCGAACGCAGCCAGTTTACTCGCTTCAATCGCGCCAGGGTGCGCCAAACGGGCTTAGTGGACGATGGCACGCTGTCGGTTAATTTAATTTGCGATCATCGTGAAGCCTATGCGGAGTTTGTCTTTACTGGTGAGTCGGCGATTGATGTGGCGATCGCCCTGCAAAACCTGGATTATCTGCGGCAGGAAGTGGCTCAATTACCAGAGAACCCCTATACCGTTGCGCCCAGTGGCGAGGCATCCAGCCGTGCTGTGTATGTGGGTAACTTGCTGGAGCCAGCCACCGCGATCGAGGCAATCCTGGCACCAATTCAACAAATTGATTATGTGGGTCTTTACTCAGCCGGGGTAGTAATTCGCGCCAGTGCCAACTCATCTGGCCAGCGCCATTGGTTCGCCACCGATTCTTTTATTGTAGATTATTCCATGTTTGCCAGTGTTAGCAGCAGCAGCGGACAGAGCGATCGAGCGATCAAGGGTAGCTATGCGGGCAGAGATTGGCAACAATCGCAATATGTCGCTCAGGTTACTCAATCACAACAACAACTCCAGGTACTCCAGCGCCCTGCCCACCAGGTCGATCGTGGCACCTATCGTACTTACCTAGCACCAGCAGCAATGGCTGAGATCGCCTATTTTCTGGCCTGGGTAGTGGGGGAAGCCGGATTACAACAGGGTAGTAGTGCTTTGATTAAGCTGTGGCAAAAAGAGCAGCGGCTATCGCCATTGTTTACGCTCCAGGAAAACTTTGCTAACGGCATGGTGCCGCAGTTTAATAGTTTGGGTGAAATCGCACCGGAGCAATTGCCAATTATCGCTAACGGTAAACTGGTGAATACATTAGTCAGCGCCCGTAGTGCGGCGGAATATGGCAAGCCAGCTAATGGAGCCGATCGCGGTGAAGGGATGCGATCGCCGGAGATTTTACCGGGCAATTTACCCAGGGAGCAGATTTTAGCGGCACTGGATACGGGGTTATATCTATCCAATTTGCATTATTTAAACTGGAGCGATCGGCCTGGTGGCCGCATTACTGGCATGACCCGCTATGCCTGCTTTTGGGTAGAGGGTGGCGAAATTATCGCGCCGATCGAGAATCTACGGTTCGATCACAGCATCTATAGCTTTCTGGGTGAAAACTTGGCAGCTTTGACCAATTTCAGCGAGTTCCAGCCGGATACTGGCACCTACTACAGTCGATCGTTGGGTGGGGTGCTCACCCCTGGGCTACTGGCTAAGGAATTTACTTTTACGCTATAG
- a CDS encoding transketolase — protein sequence MVITADAIKSLPTFCEGIQYFGEPIDGFEVLGKSPLIQPGQKAIADPNAEAAVFQTMLAADALRYLTLQVTASKSSGHPGGFASSVEAFASLFMLGHKNIPTEVGHHAPGFYSAMFLDRSLEQMDIHNVAQMRERFRELHGLLGHLSGYIPGILSPAGPLGQGQHFAMAAAWLHRDKLIPFTMGDGGMGEPYPMSAIAHFNTSFPEVTNFLPVLVWNGFSQEHHSMVSTKTNEEMLAYWRGNGFAEVILIDAKDFDDQDQSGAYVDSTMFSLGQRLAFTQAVLNGCDRAAKSALSGKLTVFIIKQLKGAGVHARGAKSHNLYAYHNLENQEIVDALQSLALSPEAWQTVRTNFENAGGGPAAQTAVTESVLPIAELGELPLEEYEVGGDRKVATTAMGQLVAAVGQSDPNYIVTNADGNEASGIKNINVALRINHPTTDDLYNQSPGGQVYEPLSEDACAGFAAGLALMGSRTLWCSYESFAVNGLPIWQTVTQAMAELRRPTPSTVTLYTAGALEQGRNGWTHQRPEIEAYFAAMMRNGNIFPLFPTDANSIQVCYDWALTTKNKGITITASKTPLPIHTTFAQSRQALQDGAILLQEILGSKTVVLATIGDMVLIPVLEAAKALQEQGIGSKIVSVVSPRRLYRVHDTAWETCSEPDGGFLDEARFEKLFGGDALLGITGGASGMLEPIMLRSNLKRDTFAWKRGETTSAAGVLMGLNGITAEAIAKRAMELLA from the coding sequence ATGGTCATAACCGCAGATGCAATCAAATCGTTACCGACTTTTTGTGAAGGAATTCAATATTTTGGCGAGCCGATCGACGGTTTTGAGGTTCTGGGCAAATCGCCGTTAATTCAGCCTGGGCAAAAGGCGATCGCTGATCCTAATGCGGAAGCAGCGGTCTTCCAAACCATGTTGGCTGCTGATGCACTGCGCTATCTAACCCTGCAAGTTACTGCCAGTAAGTCATCGGGACATCCTGGTGGTTTTGCCAGTAGCGTCGAAGCCTTTGCCTCTTTGTTCATGCTTGGCCACAAAAATATTCCTACCGAAGTTGGCCACCATGCGCCAGGTTTCTATAGTGCCATGTTCCTAGATCGCTCCCTAGAACAAATGGACATCCACAATGTTGCCCAGATGCGGGAGCGCTTCCGGGAGCTACATGGTTTGCTGGGACATCTGTCTGGCTATATTCCGGGCATTCTTTCTCCCGCTGGCCCCCTCGGTCAGGGTCAACATTTTGCGATGGCGGCGGCCTGGTTACACCGCGATAAGCTGATTCCGTTCACGATGGGTGACGGTGGCATGGGTGAGCCCTATCCTATGAGTGCGATCGCCCACTTCAATACCAGTTTCCCGGAGGTGACCAATTTCTTGCCAGTGCTGGTGTGGAATGGATTTAGCCAGGAGCATCACAGTATGGTGTCCACCAAAACCAATGAAGAAATGCTGGCCTACTGGCGTGGCAATGGCTTTGCAGAAGTAATTTTGATTGATGCCAAGGACTTTGACGATCAAGATCAGTCCGGTGCTTATGTGGATAGCACCATGTTCTCGTTGGGACAAAGGCTAGCCTTTACGCAAGCAGTTTTAAACGGTTGCGATCGCGCGGCAAAGTCCGCCCTCTCTGGCAAGCTGACCGTTTTCATTATCAAGCAACTCAAGGGTGCAGGTGTCCATGCCAGGGGGGCTAAATCCCATAACCTCTATGCCTATCACAACCTGGAAAACCAGGAAATTGTCGATGCCTTGCAATCGCTAGCCCTCAGCCCTGAAGCCTGGCAAACGGTGCGGACTAATTTTGAGAATGCTGGTGGCGGCCCTGCTGCTCAAACTGCCGTGACTGAATCGGTGCTGCCGATCGCTGAGCTGGGTGAATTGCCCCTAGAGGAATACGAAGTCGGTGGCGATCGAAAAGTGGCCACTACGGCGATGGGTCAACTGGTGGCAGCAGTGGGACAGAGCGATCCTAACTATATTGTTACCAATGCCGATGGTAACGAAGCTTCGGGGATCAAAAATATTAATGTGGCGCTGCGGATCAATCACCCCACCACCGACGATCTCTATAACCAGAGCCCTGGCGGTCAGGTTTATGAACCACTCAGTGAAGATGCCTGCGCTGGTTTTGCGGCTGGCCTGGCACTGATGGGTAGCCGTACTCTGTGGTGTTCCTATGAATCATTTGCCGTCAATGGCCTGCCGATCTGGCAAACGGTTACTCAGGCAATGGCAGAACTACGCCGCCCCACCCCTTCAACCGTAACGCTTTATACCGCTGGCGCGCTGGAACAGGGGCGTAATGGATGGACACATCAACGCCCGGAGATCGAAGCCTATTTTGCAGCGATGATGCGCAATGGCAATATTTTCCCGCTATTTCCAACCGATGCCAACAGTATTCAAGTTTGCTATGACTGGGCATTGACCACCAAAAACAAAGGCATCACGATCACGGCGAGCAAGACTCCATTGCCGATCCATACCACGTTTGCCCAATCGCGTCAGGCTTTGCAAGATGGGGCGATTTTGTTGCAAGAGATTCTGGGCAGTAAAACCGTGGTACTGGCGACGATCGGTGATATGGTGCTCATTCCAGTCTTAGAAGCAGCCAAAGCCCTGCAGGAACAAGGGATCGGCTCCAAGATTGTGTCTGTGGTCAGTCCACGTCGGCTCTATCGTGTCCATGATACGGCTTGGGAAACTTGCTCCGAGCCCGATGGTGGTTTCCTGGATGAGGCTAGGTTTGAAAAGCTATTTGGCGGCGATGCACTCCTGGGTATTACTGGCGGTGCTTCTGGCATGTTGGAGCCAATCATGTTGCGATCGAACCTCAAGCGGGATACCTTTGCCTGGAAACGGGGTGAGACCACTTCTGCGGCTGGGGTTTTGATGGGCTTGAATGGCATTACCGCCGAAGCGATCGCCAAGCGGGCGATGGAGTTATTGGCTTAA